Proteins found in one Stigmatopora nigra isolate UIUO_SnigA chromosome 15, RoL_Snig_1.1, whole genome shotgun sequence genomic segment:
- the eef2kmt gene encoding protein-lysine N-methyltransferase EEF2KMT isoform X1 encodes MECAKSDERFSSRTQDRATFLKRFQSCFLATNRLVSFPWTNLELELERSKSSDVILELLQQTCLHSLCRKFPPSPRYRKSFLSELIKRVEAAACEPMDELYDALAEVVAAPEMAEGYRTYLLPCGESVSLLESVALISKGTTGLVTWEAALYLTEWALDHPKMFTGRRVLELGSGAGLTGIAVCCSCAPSSYVFSDCHPSVLRRLRDNLNLNGLDDANAAGVEITVEELDWTDVNEECVRDIGADVLVAAGLLLCRLLSVAFQSHLVVLRVTDVVYDPEVVAVLVQLLSKFLHRGAPLEVLICSTVRNPQTYADFKHKLGRKTKYLLVHGMLDVVSDNMGLAGDAGIGHRVMHGVVNHVFEYSRECEIELVQLFACQ; translated from the exons ATGGAGTGTGCAAAGTCAGATGAAAGGTTTAGTTCAAGAACACAAGACAGGGCtacgtttttaaaaagattcCAGTCGTGTTTTCTCGCTACTAATCGCCTTGTTTCATTCCCCTGGACG AATTTAGAATTGGAACTTGAACGCAGCAAGTCATCTGACGTCATCTTAGAGCTCCTTCAACAG ACGTGTCTTCACTCCTTATGCCGCAAATTTCCACCATCGCCACGATACAGGAAATCGTTTCTGTCAGAGCTCATCAAACGG GTAGAGGCTGCGGCGTGTGAACCTATGGATGAGCTCTACGACGCTCTGGCTGAGGTCGTGGCGGCTCCGGAGATGGCGGAGGGATACAGAACCTACTTATTG CCGTGTGGCGAAAGCGTCAGCCTGTTGGAGAGCGTGGCTCTGATCTCCAAAGGGACGACGGGTTTGGTGACGTGGGAGGCAGCCCTCTACCTGACCGAGTGGGCTTTGGACCACCCAAAGATGTTTACCGGAAGGAGAGTACTGGAGCTAGGCAGCGGCGCGGGCCTAACAGGCATCGCCGTGTGTTGCTCGTGCGCACCGTCGTCGTACGTCTTCAGCGATTGTCATCCGAGCGTCCTTCGGAGGCTCCGAGATAACTTGAACCTGAACGGACTTGACGACGCTAACGCCGCAGGGGTGGAAATCACAGTGGAGGAGTTGGACTGGACGGACGTGAATGAGGAGTGTGTTCGGGACATCGGCGCGGACGTTCTCGTTGCAGCAGGTTTGTTGTTGTGCAGGTTGTTGAGTGTTGCTTTCCAAAGTCATCTGGTGGTTTTGCGTGTTACAGACGTGGTCTACGATCCGGAGGTGGTTGCAGTTCTGGTCCAACTTTTATCCAAGTTCCTGCATCGAGGCGCTCCACTAGAGGTTCTAATCTGCTCCACGGTGAGGAACCCACAGACGTATGCAGACTTCAAGCACAAGCTAGGTAGGAAGACAAAGTACTTATTGGTTCATGGCATGCTGGATGTGGTGTCTGACAATATGGGATTGGCAGGTGATGCCGGAATTGGCCACCGGGTGATGCATGGAGTCGTCAATCACGTCTTTGAGTACAGCAGAGAATGTGAAATAGAGCTTGTTCAACTGTTTGCGTgccaataa
- the eef2kmt gene encoding protein-lysine N-methyltransferase EEF2KMT isoform X3 translates to MECAKSDERFSSRTQDRATFLKRFQSCFLATNRLVSFPWTNLELELERSKSSDVILELLQQTCLHSLCRKFPPSPRYRKSFLSELIKRVEAAACEPMDELYDALAEVVAAPEMAEGYRTYLLPCGESVSLLESVALISKGTTGLVTWEAALYLTEWALDHPKMFTGRRVLELGSGAGLTGIAVCCSCAPSSYVFSDCHPSVLRRLRDNLNLNGLDDANAAGVEITVEELDWTDVNEECVRDIGADVLVAAGLLLCRLLSVAFQSHLVVLRVTDVVYDPEVVAVLVQLLSKFLHRGAPLEVLICSTVRNPQTYADFKHKLGDAGIGHRVMHGVVNHVFEYSRECEIELVQLFACQ, encoded by the exons ATGGAGTGTGCAAAGTCAGATGAAAGGTTTAGTTCAAGAACACAAGACAGGGCtacgtttttaaaaagattcCAGTCGTGTTTTCTCGCTACTAATCGCCTTGTTTCATTCCCCTGGACG AATTTAGAATTGGAACTTGAACGCAGCAAGTCATCTGACGTCATCTTAGAGCTCCTTCAACAG ACGTGTCTTCACTCCTTATGCCGCAAATTTCCACCATCGCCACGATACAGGAAATCGTTTCTGTCAGAGCTCATCAAACGG GTAGAGGCTGCGGCGTGTGAACCTATGGATGAGCTCTACGACGCTCTGGCTGAGGTCGTGGCGGCTCCGGAGATGGCGGAGGGATACAGAACCTACTTATTG CCGTGTGGCGAAAGCGTCAGCCTGTTGGAGAGCGTGGCTCTGATCTCCAAAGGGACGACGGGTTTGGTGACGTGGGAGGCAGCCCTCTACCTGACCGAGTGGGCTTTGGACCACCCAAAGATGTTTACCGGAAGGAGAGTACTGGAGCTAGGCAGCGGCGCGGGCCTAACAGGCATCGCCGTGTGTTGCTCGTGCGCACCGTCGTCGTACGTCTTCAGCGATTGTCATCCGAGCGTCCTTCGGAGGCTCCGAGATAACTTGAACCTGAACGGACTTGACGACGCTAACGCCGCAGGGGTGGAAATCACAGTGGAGGAGTTGGACTGGACGGACGTGAATGAGGAGTGTGTTCGGGACATCGGCGCGGACGTTCTCGTTGCAGCAGGTTTGTTGTTGTGCAGGTTGTTGAGTGTTGCTTTCCAAAGTCATCTGGTGGTTTTGCGTGTTACAGACGTGGTCTACGATCCGGAGGTGGTTGCAGTTCTGGTCCAACTTTTATCCAAGTTCCTGCATCGAGGCGCTCCACTAGAGGTTCTAATCTGCTCCACGGTGAGGAACCCACAGACGTATGCAGACTTCAAGCACAAGCTAG GTGATGCCGGAATTGGCCACCGGGTGATGCATGGAGTCGTCAATCACGTCTTTGAGTACAGCAGAGAATGTGAAATAGAGCTTGTTCAACTGTTTGCGTgccaataa
- the eef2kmt gene encoding protein-lysine N-methyltransferase EEF2KMT isoform X4, with product MECAKSDERFSSRTQDRATFLKRFQSCFLATNRLVSFPWTNLELELERSKSSDVILELLQQTCLHSLCRKFPPSPRYRKSFLSELIKRVEAAACEPMDELYDALAEVVAAPEMAEGYRTYLLPCGESVSLLESVALISKGTTGLVTWEAALYLTEWALDHPKMFTGRRVLELGSGAGLTGIAVCCSCAPSSYVFSDCHPSVLRRLRDNLNLNGLDDANAAGVEITVEELDWTDVNEECVRDIGADVLVAADVVYDPEVVAVLVQLLSKFLHRGAPLEVLICSTVRNPQTYADFKHKLGDAGIGHRVMHGVVNHVFEYSRECEIELVQLFACQ from the exons ATGGAGTGTGCAAAGTCAGATGAAAGGTTTAGTTCAAGAACACAAGACAGGGCtacgtttttaaaaagattcCAGTCGTGTTTTCTCGCTACTAATCGCCTTGTTTCATTCCCCTGGACG AATTTAGAATTGGAACTTGAACGCAGCAAGTCATCTGACGTCATCTTAGAGCTCCTTCAACAG ACGTGTCTTCACTCCTTATGCCGCAAATTTCCACCATCGCCACGATACAGGAAATCGTTTCTGTCAGAGCTCATCAAACGG GTAGAGGCTGCGGCGTGTGAACCTATGGATGAGCTCTACGACGCTCTGGCTGAGGTCGTGGCGGCTCCGGAGATGGCGGAGGGATACAGAACCTACTTATTG CCGTGTGGCGAAAGCGTCAGCCTGTTGGAGAGCGTGGCTCTGATCTCCAAAGGGACGACGGGTTTGGTGACGTGGGAGGCAGCCCTCTACCTGACCGAGTGGGCTTTGGACCACCCAAAGATGTTTACCGGAAGGAGAGTACTGGAGCTAGGCAGCGGCGCGGGCCTAACAGGCATCGCCGTGTGTTGCTCGTGCGCACCGTCGTCGTACGTCTTCAGCGATTGTCATCCGAGCGTCCTTCGGAGGCTCCGAGATAACTTGAACCTGAACGGACTTGACGACGCTAACGCCGCAGGGGTGGAAATCACAGTGGAGGAGTTGGACTGGACGGACGTGAATGAGGAGTGTGTTCGGGACATCGGCGCGGACGTTCTCGTTGCAGCAG ACGTGGTCTACGATCCGGAGGTGGTTGCAGTTCTGGTCCAACTTTTATCCAAGTTCCTGCATCGAGGCGCTCCACTAGAGGTTCTAATCTGCTCCACGGTGAGGAACCCACAGACGTATGCAGACTTCAAGCACAAGCTAG GTGATGCCGGAATTGGCCACCGGGTGATGCATGGAGTCGTCAATCACGTCTTTGAGTACAGCAGAGAATGTGAAATAGAGCTTGTTCAACTGTTTGCGTgccaataa
- the eef2kmt gene encoding protein-lysine N-methyltransferase EEF2KMT isoform X2 → MECAKSDERFSSRTQDRATFLKRFQSCFLATNRLVSFPWTNLELELERSKSSDVILELLQQTCLHSLCRKFPPSPRYRKSFLSELIKRVEAAACEPMDELYDALAEVVAAPEMAEGYRTYLLPCGESVSLLESVALISKGTTGLVTWEAALYLTEWALDHPKMFTGRRVLELGSGAGLTGIAVCCSCAPSSYVFSDCHPSVLRRLRDNLNLNGLDDANAAGVEITVEELDWTDVNEECVRDIGADVLVAADVVYDPEVVAVLVQLLSKFLHRGAPLEVLICSTVRNPQTYADFKHKLGRKTKYLLVHGMLDVVSDNMGLAGDAGIGHRVMHGVVNHVFEYSRECEIELVQLFACQ, encoded by the exons ATGGAGTGTGCAAAGTCAGATGAAAGGTTTAGTTCAAGAACACAAGACAGGGCtacgtttttaaaaagattcCAGTCGTGTTTTCTCGCTACTAATCGCCTTGTTTCATTCCCCTGGACG AATTTAGAATTGGAACTTGAACGCAGCAAGTCATCTGACGTCATCTTAGAGCTCCTTCAACAG ACGTGTCTTCACTCCTTATGCCGCAAATTTCCACCATCGCCACGATACAGGAAATCGTTTCTGTCAGAGCTCATCAAACGG GTAGAGGCTGCGGCGTGTGAACCTATGGATGAGCTCTACGACGCTCTGGCTGAGGTCGTGGCGGCTCCGGAGATGGCGGAGGGATACAGAACCTACTTATTG CCGTGTGGCGAAAGCGTCAGCCTGTTGGAGAGCGTGGCTCTGATCTCCAAAGGGACGACGGGTTTGGTGACGTGGGAGGCAGCCCTCTACCTGACCGAGTGGGCTTTGGACCACCCAAAGATGTTTACCGGAAGGAGAGTACTGGAGCTAGGCAGCGGCGCGGGCCTAACAGGCATCGCCGTGTGTTGCTCGTGCGCACCGTCGTCGTACGTCTTCAGCGATTGTCATCCGAGCGTCCTTCGGAGGCTCCGAGATAACTTGAACCTGAACGGACTTGACGACGCTAACGCCGCAGGGGTGGAAATCACAGTGGAGGAGTTGGACTGGACGGACGTGAATGAGGAGTGTGTTCGGGACATCGGCGCGGACGTTCTCGTTGCAGCAG ACGTGGTCTACGATCCGGAGGTGGTTGCAGTTCTGGTCCAACTTTTATCCAAGTTCCTGCATCGAGGCGCTCCACTAGAGGTTCTAATCTGCTCCACGGTGAGGAACCCACAGACGTATGCAGACTTCAAGCACAAGCTAGGTAGGAAGACAAAGTACTTATTGGTTCATGGCATGCTGGATGTGGTGTCTGACAATATGGGATTGGCAGGTGATGCCGGAATTGGCCACCGGGTGATGCATGGAGTCGTCAATCACGTCTTTGAGTACAGCAGAGAATGTGAAATAGAGCTTGTTCAACTGTTTGCGTgccaataa
- the pigq gene encoding phosphatidylinositol N-acetylglucosaminyltransferase subunit Q, translated as MVLKVFFPQCCNLAASGLLVGRWIPQHDSAVVLAVIHYPFIPFQVKEYIRKMGKESRMDLSILGTWSLPQDGEEDKDNFQEGLSAIFDMQRWLQVSRRMGQKGFVCRLLGEEKEAKKSEEKGEEEDEEEKVIFIHYEQRKVMLSELHPIQNGVPESRDDSLSELRQVFHTVSNSGPLFFMDKYDDGPLKSTHWQSEGREGSIIVELLKQASIPLCALLRRLLAVWTWICTMRIFGLFPLPFLWSKLSSCVQLSYRTQHLKTLTDGTQAQFLRKANVFVSFLVDIGLGLFLASWLYRDRHISMLADKLLPAADHVAKELEELLQWLMGAPAGLKMNRALDEVLGRFFLYHIHMWISYLHLLSPFVESILWYGGLSACLGLTFALSLLSDMVALLTFHIYCFYVYGARLYCLKIYGLASLWRLFRGKKWNVLRQRVDSCSYDLDQLFIGTLLFTILLFLLPTTALYYLVFTLLRLVIVLFQGVIHLSVDFINSFPLYAMALRVCRPYRLAEGVRFRVLSEEPGTALHLLMEINPLKSGVVINTYRTPTYSCYPKDSWGALIKKLFVGELIYPWTHKSAKGHAAKAD; from the exons ATGGTTCTGAAGGTCTTCTTCCCGCAGTGCTGCAACCTTGCAGCCAGCGGACTGCTAGTCGGACGATGGATCCCCCAGCACGACTCGGCCGTCGTACTGGCCGTCATCCATTACCCATTTATACCATTCCAAGTCAAAGAGTATATACGAAAG ATGGGGAAGGAGAGCCGCATGGATTTGTCCATCTTGGGCACTTGGAGTTTGCCCCAGGATGGTGAGGAAGACAAGGACAACTTTCAGGAGGGCCTGAGTGCAATCTTCGATATGCAACGCTGGCTCCAGGTTAGCCGGCGCATGGGCCAGAAAGGCTTCGTCTGCCGCCTcctgggagaagaaaaagaggCCAAGAAGAGCGAGGAgaagggagaagaagaagatgaggaggagaagGTGATCTTCATCCACTACGAGCAAAGGAAAGTGATGTTGTCGGAGCTTCATCCCATCCAGAACGGCGTCCCGGAATCCCGAGATGATTCGCTGTCCGAGTTGAGACAG GTCTTCCACACGGTGTCCAATAGCGGGCCTCTGTTCTTCATGGACAAATACGACGACGGCCCCTTGAAGTCTACCCACTGGCAGTCGGAAGGCCGCGAGGGGAGCATCATCGTGGAGCTCCTCAAGCAGGCTTCCATCCCCCTTTGTGCGCTCCTCAGACGGCTCTTGGCTGTGTGGACCTGGATCTGCACCATGAG gatttttggactttttccgCTGCCCTTCCTCTGGTCGAAGTTGTCATCGTGCGTGCAGTTGAGCTACAGAACGCAGCACCTCAAGACGCTAACAGATGGCACTCAAGCGCAATTCCTCAG AAAGGCCAATGTGTTTGTGTCATTCCTGGTGGACATTGGCCTAGGTCTGTTTCTGGCTTCCTGGCTTTACAGGGACCGGCACATTAGCATGTTAGCTGACAAGCTACTGCCTGCTGCTGac CATGTTGCTAAGGAGCTGGAGGAGCTTCTCCAGTGGCTGATGGGTGCCCCAGCCGGGCTAAAAATGAACCGGGCCCTGGATGAGGTGCTGGGCCGCTTCTTCCTCTACCACATCCACATGTGGATCA GTTACTTGCACCTGCTGTCCCCATTCGTGGAGTCCATTTTGTGGTACGGTGGCCTGTCGGCGTGCTTGGGTTTGACCTTTGCACTGTCTCTGCTGTCCGACATGGTGGCGCTGCTCACCTTCCACATCTACTGCTTCTACGTCTACGGAGCCAG ATTGTATTGCTTGAAGATCTACGGACTGGCTTCCCTATGGAGGCTCTTCAGGGGCAAGAAGTGGAACGTGCTCAGGCAAAGAGTTGACTCGTGTTCCTACGACCTTGACCAG CTCTTCATTGGTACTCTGCTCTTTACCATCTTGCTCTTCCTACTGCCTACAACAGCACTCTACTACTTGGTCTTCACActg CTGCGTCTGGTCATCGTGCTGTTCCAGGGGGTGATCCACCTCAGTGTGGATTTCATCAACTCTTTCCCACTCTACGCCATGGCACTTCGCGTGTGTCGTCCATACAGGCTCGCAG AGGGCGTAAGATTCAGGGTGCTGAGTGAAGAGCCGGGAACTGCTCTCCACTTGCTGATGGAG ATAAACCCGTTGAAAAGTGGCGTGGTGATCAATACCTACCGCACGCCCACCTATAGCTGCTACCCCAAAGACTCATGGGGAGCCCTCATCAAGAAGCTCTTCGTCGGGGAGCTCATCTACCCGTGGACGCACAAGAGCGCCAAGGGCCACGCCGCCAAGGCCGACTGA
- the rab40c gene encoding LOW QUALITY PROTEIN: ras-related protein Rab-40C (The sequence of the model RefSeq protein was modified relative to this genomic sequence to represent the inferred CDS: substituted 1 base at 1 genomic stop codon), which translates to MGSQGSPVKSYDYLLKFLLVGDSDVGKGEILDSLQDGSAESPYAYSSGIDYKTTTILLDGRRVKLELWDTSGQGRFCTIFRSYSRGAQVRKRDSQERASSRHTLDVPLFYAXGILLVYDITNRWSFDGIDRWIREIDEHAPGVPRILVGNRLHLAFKRQVPTEQARAYAEKNGMTFFEVSPLCNFNVIESFTELSRIVLMRHGMEKFWKPNRVFSLQDLCCRAIVSCTPVHLIDKLPLPVAIKSHLKSFSMANGMNAVMMHGRSYSLANPVGGSKGNSLKRSKSIRPPQSPPQNCTRSNCKIS; encoded by the exons ATGGGCAGCCAGGGCAGCCCGGTGAAAAGCTACGACTACCTGCTCAAGTTCCTGCTGGTGGGCGACAGCGACGTGGGCAAGGGCGAGATCCTGGACAGTCTGCAAGACGGCTCAGCCGAGTCACCCTACGCGTACAGCAGCG gCATTGACTATAAGACCACCACCATTCTTCTGGATGGCAGGAGAGTGAAGCTAGAGCTTTG GGACACGTCAGGACAGGGGCGCTTCTGCACTATTTTCCGCTCGTATTCCCGTGGCGCTCAGGTAAGAAAACGAGACTCGCAAGAACGAGCGAGTTCAAGACACACGCTTGATGTTCCTCTATTTTACGCATAGGGTATCCTGCTCGTGTATGACATCACCAATCGTTGGTCCTTCGACGGCATCGACCGGTGGATCCGAGAGATCGACGAG CACGCACCCGGCGTTCCCCGCATCCTGGTGGGCAACCGCCTTCACCTGGCCTTCAAGCGGCAGGTGCCCACAGAGCAGGCGCGGGCCTACGCCGAGAAAAACGGCATGACCTTCTTCGAGGTGAGCCCGCTGTGCAACTTCAACGTCATCGAGTCCTTCACGGAGCTTTCGCGCATCGTGCTGATGCGGCACGGCATGGAGAAATTCTGGAAGCCCAACCGAG TCTTCAGCCTGCAGGACCTATGCTGCCGGGCCATCGTGTCGTGCACGCCGGTCCACCTGATCGACAAACTGCCGCTTCCCGTGGCCATCAAGTCTCACCTCAAATCTTTCTCCATGGCAAACGGCATGAACGCCGTCATGATGCACGGACGCTCGTATTCGCTGGCCAACCCGGTGGGCGGCTCCAAGGGCAACAGCCTCAAGCGCTCCAAGTCCATCCGGCCGCCGCAAAGCCCCCCGCAGAACTGCACGCGCAGCAACTGCAAGATCTCCTAA
- the eif3d gene encoding eukaryotic translation initiation factor 3 subunit D isoform X1 has translation MAKFHAPVIQDNPSGWGPCAVPDKFKDMPYQPFSKGDRLGKVADWTGATYQDKRYTNKYSSQFGGGSQYAYFHEEDESSFQLVDTAKMQKTAYQRNRMRFAQRNLRRDKDRRNLTQFNMQTLPKGAKQKERDRMRMQKKFQKQFGVRQKWDQKSQAQLKPRDSSVEVRSDWEVKEEMDFPRLMKMRYMEVADPVDIECCGALEYYDKAFDRVTTRNEKSLKSIKRIFHTVTTTDDPVIRKLAKTQGNVFATDAILATLMCCTRSVNSWDIIVQRVGNKLFFDKRDNSDFDLLTVSETANEPPQDEGNSFNSPRNLAMEATYINHNFSQQCLRMGGDRYKFPASNPFVEEDMDKSEVASVAYRYRHWKLGEDIDLIVRCEHDGVMTGANGEVSFINIKTLNEWDSRHCNGVDWRQKLDSQRGAVLATELKNNSYKLARWTCCAMLAGSEYLKLGYVSRYHVKDSARHVVLGTQQFKPNEFASQINLSMENAWGILRCVIDICRKLEEGKYLILKDPNKQVIRVYSLPDGTFSSDEEEEEEDEEEDEEEEDEEN, from the exons ATGGCCAAGTTCCACGCGCCCGTGATCCAGGACAACCCGTCGGGATGGGGTCCCTGCGCCGTGCCGGATAAATTCAAGGACATGCCATACCAACCCTTCAGTAAAGGAGACCGCCTGGGAAAG GTCGCCGACTGGACCGGGGCTACTTACCAAGACAAAAGATACACCA ACAAGTACTCCTCTCAGTTCGGAGGTGGCAGTCAGTATGCTTACTTCCACGAGGAGGACGAGTCTAGCTTCCAGCTGGTGGACACGGCCAAAATGCAGAAGACGGCCTACCAGAGGAACCGCATGCGCTTTGCTCAG AGGAATCTGCGGCGGGACAAGGACCGCCGCAACCTGACGCAGTTCAACATGCAGACGCTGCCAAAGGGCGCCAAGCAAAAGGAGAG GGATCGAATGCGCATGCAGAAGAAGTTCCAGAAGCAGTTTGGAGTCCGGCAGAAATGGGACCAGAAGTCTCAG GCTCAGCTGAAGCCTCGGGATTCTTCAGTAGAGGTCCGAAGCGATTGGGAGGTCAAGGAAGAGATGGACTTCCCGCGCCTCATGAAGATGCGTTACATGGAAGTGGCCGACCCCGTGGACAT CGAGTGCTGCGGCGCTTTGGAGTACTACGACAAAGCCTTCGATCGCGTGACGACTCGCAACGAGAAGTCGCTGAAGAGCATCAAGAGGATCTTCCACACCGTCACCACCACCGACGACCCCGTCATCCGCAAG CTGGCCAAGACCCAAGGCAACGTCTTTGCCACGGACGCCATCCTGGCCACGCTGATGTGCTGCACCCGCTCCGTCAACTCGTGGGACATCATCGTGCAGCGCGTCGGCAACAAGCTCTTCTTCGACAAGCGCGACAACTCTGATTTCG ATCTACTGACCGTCAGCGAGACAGCCAACGAGCCGCCGCAGGACGAGGGCAACTCCTTCAACTCGCCGCGGAACCTGGCCATGGAAGCCACCTACATCAACCATAACTTCAGCCAGCAGTGCTTGCGTATG GGTGGAGATCGTTACAAGTTCCCTGCCAGCAACCCCTTTGTGGAGGAGGACATGGACAAGAGCGAGGTGGCGTCCGTCGCCTACAG GTACCGTCACTGGAAGCTGGGCGAAGACATCGACCTCATCGTCCGCTGCGAGCACGACGGCGTGATGACGGGTGCCAACGGGGAAGTGTCTTTTATTAACATCAAGACCCTCAACGAGTGGGATTCCAGG CATTGCAACGGCGTCGACTGGCGCCAGAAGCTGGACTCTCAGCGCGGTGCCGTCCTGGCCACCGAGCTGAAGAACAACAGCTACAAATTGGCCCGCTGGACCTGCTGCGCCATGCTGGCTGGTTCCGAGTACCTCAAGTTGGG CTACGTGTCCCGCTACCATGTGAAGGACTCGGCCCGCCACGTGGTTCTAGGCACCCAGCAGTTCAAGCCCAATGAGTTTGCCAGCCAGATCAACCTGAGCATGGAGAACGCTTGGGGCATCCTGCGCTGCGTTATCGACATTTGCCGCAAGCTGGAAGAGGGCAAGTACCTCATCCTCAAGGATCCCAACAAG CAAGTCATCCGCGTCTACAGCCTGCCCGACGGAACCTTCAGCTccgatgaagaggaggaggaagaggatgaagaggaggacgaggaggaagaag ATGAAGAAAACTAA
- the eif3d gene encoding eukaryotic translation initiation factor 3 subunit D isoform X2 produces MAKFHAPVIQDNPSGWGPCAVPDKFKDMPYQPFSKGDRLGKVADWTGATYQDKRYTNKYSSQFGGGSQYAYFHEEDESSFQLVDTAKMQKTAYQRNRMRFAQRNLRRDKDRRNLTQFNMQTLPKGAKQKERDRMRMQKKFQKQFGVRQKWDQKSQLKPRDSSVEVRSDWEVKEEMDFPRLMKMRYMEVADPVDIECCGALEYYDKAFDRVTTRNEKSLKSIKRIFHTVTTTDDPVIRKLAKTQGNVFATDAILATLMCCTRSVNSWDIIVQRVGNKLFFDKRDNSDFDLLTVSETANEPPQDEGNSFNSPRNLAMEATYINHNFSQQCLRMGGDRYKFPASNPFVEEDMDKSEVASVAYRYRHWKLGEDIDLIVRCEHDGVMTGANGEVSFINIKTLNEWDSRHCNGVDWRQKLDSQRGAVLATELKNNSYKLARWTCCAMLAGSEYLKLGYVSRYHVKDSARHVVLGTQQFKPNEFASQINLSMENAWGILRCVIDICRKLEEGKYLILKDPNKQVIRVYSLPDGTFSSDEEEEEEDEEEDEEEEDEEN; encoded by the exons ATGGCCAAGTTCCACGCGCCCGTGATCCAGGACAACCCGTCGGGATGGGGTCCCTGCGCCGTGCCGGATAAATTCAAGGACATGCCATACCAACCCTTCAGTAAAGGAGACCGCCTGGGAAAG GTCGCCGACTGGACCGGGGCTACTTACCAAGACAAAAGATACACCA ACAAGTACTCCTCTCAGTTCGGAGGTGGCAGTCAGTATGCTTACTTCCACGAGGAGGACGAGTCTAGCTTCCAGCTGGTGGACACGGCCAAAATGCAGAAGACGGCCTACCAGAGGAACCGCATGCGCTTTGCTCAG AGGAATCTGCGGCGGGACAAGGACCGCCGCAACCTGACGCAGTTCAACATGCAGACGCTGCCAAAGGGCGCCAAGCAAAAGGAGAG GGATCGAATGCGCATGCAGAAGAAGTTCCAGAAGCAGTTTGGAGTCCGGCAGAAATGGGACCAGAAGTCTCAG CTGAAGCCTCGGGATTCTTCAGTAGAGGTCCGAAGCGATTGGGAGGTCAAGGAAGAGATGGACTTCCCGCGCCTCATGAAGATGCGTTACATGGAAGTGGCCGACCCCGTGGACAT CGAGTGCTGCGGCGCTTTGGAGTACTACGACAAAGCCTTCGATCGCGTGACGACTCGCAACGAGAAGTCGCTGAAGAGCATCAAGAGGATCTTCCACACCGTCACCACCACCGACGACCCCGTCATCCGCAAG CTGGCCAAGACCCAAGGCAACGTCTTTGCCACGGACGCCATCCTGGCCACGCTGATGTGCTGCACCCGCTCCGTCAACTCGTGGGACATCATCGTGCAGCGCGTCGGCAACAAGCTCTTCTTCGACAAGCGCGACAACTCTGATTTCG ATCTACTGACCGTCAGCGAGACAGCCAACGAGCCGCCGCAGGACGAGGGCAACTCCTTCAACTCGCCGCGGAACCTGGCCATGGAAGCCACCTACATCAACCATAACTTCAGCCAGCAGTGCTTGCGTATG GGTGGAGATCGTTACAAGTTCCCTGCCAGCAACCCCTTTGTGGAGGAGGACATGGACAAGAGCGAGGTGGCGTCCGTCGCCTACAG GTACCGTCACTGGAAGCTGGGCGAAGACATCGACCTCATCGTCCGCTGCGAGCACGACGGCGTGATGACGGGTGCCAACGGGGAAGTGTCTTTTATTAACATCAAGACCCTCAACGAGTGGGATTCCAGG CATTGCAACGGCGTCGACTGGCGCCAGAAGCTGGACTCTCAGCGCGGTGCCGTCCTGGCCACCGAGCTGAAGAACAACAGCTACAAATTGGCCCGCTGGACCTGCTGCGCCATGCTGGCTGGTTCCGAGTACCTCAAGTTGGG CTACGTGTCCCGCTACCATGTGAAGGACTCGGCCCGCCACGTGGTTCTAGGCACCCAGCAGTTCAAGCCCAATGAGTTTGCCAGCCAGATCAACCTGAGCATGGAGAACGCTTGGGGCATCCTGCGCTGCGTTATCGACATTTGCCGCAAGCTGGAAGAGGGCAAGTACCTCATCCTCAAGGATCCCAACAAG CAAGTCATCCGCGTCTACAGCCTGCCCGACGGAACCTTCAGCTccgatgaagaggaggaggaagaggatgaagaggaggacgaggaggaagaag ATGAAGAAAACTAA